The Bradyrhizobium sp. WBAH42 genome includes a window with the following:
- a CDS encoding thiol-disulfide oxidoreductase DCC family protein: MPKWPDDDVILFDGICIFCSRWVRFVAKRDEARRFRFTPIQSDYGARLARTFGIDPDDPDTNAVIHGGEVFMKSDAALTVLSQLPGWGWVRGLFAVPKPLRDLVYSLVAHNRYRIFGKYDACFVPDADLRARVIE; encoded by the coding sequence ATGCCAAAATGGCCCGACGATGACGTTATCCTGTTCGACGGCATCTGCATCTTCTGCTCACGCTGGGTACGCTTCGTCGCCAAGCGCGATGAGGCGAGGCGCTTTCGCTTCACGCCGATCCAGTCGGACTATGGGGCGCGGCTGGCACGCACGTTCGGTATCGACCCCGATGATCCCGATACCAATGCGGTGATCCATGGCGGCGAAGTGTTCATGAAGTCGGATGCTGCGCTGACGGTGCTGTCGCAGCTCCCCGGCTGGGGCTGGGTGCGTGGGCTGTTCGCCGTGCCGAAGCCGCTGCGGGACCTCGTGTACAGCCTCGTCGCGCACAACCGCTATCGCATCTTCGGCAAGTACGATGCCTGCTTCGTGCCCGACGCGGATTTGCGGGCGCGGGTGATCGAATAA
- a CDS encoding NAD(P)/FAD-dependent oxidoreductase, translated as MTSLPSSVDVAIIGAGAAGLGAAHALHGSGLSVIVLEARDRLGGRAWTVQASPEVTFDVGCGWLHSADKNSFVPIARQLGFELNKDLPPWRERAYGNAFPESERDDFMRAMDAFYQRVWKAAQTGKDEPTSSHLEPGNRWNPMIDAISTYINGCELKDMSTLDWDAYEDTNFNWRVRRGYGALIAAYGAPCPVALNCNVTLIDHSDKHIRIETSRGTLTADKVIVTVPTNLIADEAIRFSPPLPAKVNAAAGLPLGVDDKVTLGLDDAEAFPKEGNLRGATMRTDMGTYHIRPFGQPCIEGFFGGSFARELEDAGDGAIAAQAINEIAGFLGNDIRPKLKPLCESRWARDPFARGSYSHALPGHAGDRAVLAAPVDGRLFFAGEATSPTFFTTAHGARDSGERAAGEVLATLGTS; from the coding sequence ATGACCTCTCTCCCCTCCTCCGTCGACGTTGCGATCATCGGCGCTGGTGCCGCCGGTCTCGGCGCAGCCCATGCGTTGCACGGCTCCGGCCTCTCCGTCATCGTGCTGGAGGCCCGTGACCGGCTCGGCGGCCGGGCCTGGACGGTGCAAGCCTCGCCCGAGGTGACCTTCGACGTCGGCTGCGGCTGGCTGCATTCGGCGGACAAGAACTCCTTCGTGCCGATCGCGCGACAGCTCGGTTTCGAGCTGAACAAGGACCTGCCGCCCTGGCGCGAGCGCGCCTATGGCAACGCCTTTCCGGAAAGCGAGCGCGACGATTTCATGCGTGCGATGGACGCCTTTTACCAGCGCGTGTGGAAGGCCGCGCAAACGGGCAAGGACGAGCCCACGAGCTCGCATTTGGAGCCTGGCAATCGCTGGAATCCGATGATCGACGCGATCTCGACCTATATCAACGGCTGCGAGCTGAAGGATATGTCGACGCTGGACTGGGACGCTTATGAGGATACGAACTTCAATTGGCGCGTTCGCCGCGGCTACGGCGCGCTGATTGCGGCTTATGGTGCGCCCTGCCCGGTGGCGCTGAACTGCAACGTCACGCTGATCGATCACTCGGACAAGCACATCCGCATCGAGACGTCCCGGGGCACGCTGACCGCGGACAAGGTGATCGTCACCGTGCCGACCAATCTGATCGCCGATGAAGCGATCCGCTTCTCACCGCCGCTCCCCGCAAAGGTGAACGCAGCGGCCGGCCTGCCGCTCGGCGTCGACGACAAGGTGACACTGGGGCTCGACGACGCCGAGGCTTTCCCGAAGGAGGGCAACCTGCGCGGCGCCACCATGCGCACCGACATGGGCACCTACCACATCCGCCCGTTCGGCCAGCCCTGCATCGAGGGCTTTTTCGGCGGCAGCTTTGCCCGCGAGCTGGAAGATGCCGGTGACGGCGCCATCGCCGCGCAAGCTATCAACGAGATCGCGGGTTTCCTCGGCAACGATATCAGGCCCAAGCTGAAGCCGCTCTGCGAGTCCCGCTGGGCTCGCGATCCCTTTGCGCGGGGGTCGTATTCGCATGCGCTGCCGGGGCATGCCGGAGATCGCGCTGTGCTGGCCGCGCCGGTGGATGGGCGATTATTTTTTGCGGGGGAAGCGACGTCCCCAACGTTCTTCACGACGGCGCATGGCGCGCGGGACAGTGGCGAGCGAGCGGCGGGGGAAGTGCTCGCGACTCTGGGAACGTCGTAG